From a single Thalassospira sp. ER-Se-21-Dark genomic region:
- a CDS encoding phosphoethanolamine--lipid A transferase produces MRRLRSFLHLSPIDYRFGLLTLAVYFTLVLNWKVLSHFYGILAGLGDYDAGFAISAPFVLICASLVVFTPFSWRYLFKPFFVFLIITGALAHYAMLKYGIVFDRGMIENVVETNQVEALSYFNLQAGLWFAVTGLLPAAILILVPLKFPNTVLRGIGQRVVLMMVPLLVLGGIGSLYFKDYASVGRNHKVLGKELVPSNYIAGTIQLVKRRYLYADMPFQTIGQDARKVAPDGDNKPTLMFLVIGETARAQSVAANGYTRPTSPFTSQIDGMLAFQDVSSCGTATAVSVPCMFSPMDHAGYDGDVARHSESLMDVLAHAGIDVLWKENDEGCKGVCDRVRHIDISPDDFPEDCALGTCFDAVMLRGLDDEVASGEPHDQLIAFHLMGSHGPTYYKRYPDEHRAFIPDCPRSDIENCSAEELINTYDNTIRYTDFVVAQLTERLKAYQDDYNVVLLYVSDHGESLGEGGLYLHGAPYMFAPSEQTKVPMMIWMSDGYADANRIETDCLRAQAQTGRFSHDNLFSTVLGAMHVTTGLYRSESDIFAACRAPVMHAAHSKGLGRN; encoded by the coding sequence ATGCGTCGACTTCGTTCCTTTTTGCACCTTTCACCGATTGATTATCGATTTGGCCTTTTAACACTCGCGGTCTATTTCACGCTGGTTCTGAACTGGAAGGTCCTAAGCCACTTTTACGGAATTCTGGCGGGCCTGGGTGATTATGACGCGGGCTTTGCGATCAGTGCGCCGTTTGTTCTGATCTGTGCGTCACTTGTGGTTTTTACGCCGTTTTCCTGGCGCTATCTGTTCAAGCCGTTCTTTGTTTTCCTGATTATCACGGGTGCGCTGGCGCATTATGCAATGTTGAAATACGGCATCGTGTTTGATCGCGGCATGATCGAAAACGTGGTCGAGACCAATCAGGTTGAGGCGCTTTCATATTTCAATTTGCAGGCCGGATTGTGGTTTGCCGTGACCGGACTTCTGCCAGCCGCGATACTGATCCTTGTGCCGCTTAAATTCCCGAACACCGTTTTGCGCGGGATCGGGCAGCGGGTGGTTTTGATGATGGTGCCGCTTTTGGTGTTGGGCGGGATCGGGTCGCTTTATTTCAAGGACTACGCATCGGTCGGGCGCAATCACAAGGTTCTGGGCAAGGAGCTTGTGCCGTCGAACTATATTGCCGGCACGATCCAGTTGGTAAAGCGACGGTATCTTTATGCCGACATGCCGTTTCAAACCATCGGGCAGGATGCCCGCAAGGTCGCGCCAGACGGCGATAACAAGCCGACTTTGATGTTTTTGGTGATCGGTGAAACCGCACGGGCCCAAAGCGTTGCGGCCAATGGGTACACGCGCCCGACATCGCCCTTTACCAGTCAGATTGACGGCATGCTGGCGTTTCAGGATGTGTCATCGTGTGGGACGGCAACTGCGGTTTCGGTGCCCTGCATGTTTTCGCCGATGGATCATGCCGGGTATGACGGCGACGTCGCACGTCATAGTGAAAGCCTGATGGATGTGCTGGCACATGCCGGTATCGACGTTCTGTGGAAGGAAAATGACGAGGGTTGCAAAGGGGTGTGTGACCGGGTGCGCCATATCGACATATCACCCGATGATTTCCCTGAAGATTGCGCACTTGGCACCTGTTTTGATGCGGTGATGCTGCGCGGCCTTGACGACGAAGTCGCATCTGGTGAACCGCACGATCAATTGATTGCCTTTCACCTGATGGGCAGCCACGGGCCGACCTATTATAAACGTTATCCCGATGAGCATCGGGCCTTTATCCCCGATTGCCCGCGCAGTGACATTGAAAATTGCAGCGCGGAAGAACTGATCAATACCTATGACAATACGATCCGTTATACCGACTTTGTCGTCGCCCAACTGACCGAGCGCCTGAAAGCCTACCAGGACGATTACAACGTGGTGCTGTTGTATGTGTCGGACCATGGGGAGTCCCTGGGCGAGGGCGGGTTGTATCTGCATGGTGCTCCTTACATGTTCGCCCCCTCGGAACAAACCAAGGTGCCGATGATGATCTGGATGTCGGACGGCTATGCCGATGCCAACCGGATCGAGACCGATTGCCTGAGAGCACAGGCACAAACCGGCCGCTTTTCGCATGACAATCTGTTTTCGACCGTGCTGGGCGCGATGCATGTTACGACCGGACTTTACCGTTCGGAATCAGACATCTTTGCCGCCTGTCGGGCACCGGTGATGCACGCCGCGCACAGTAAGGGCTTAGGCAGGAATT